The Armatimonadota bacterium genome includes a window with the following:
- the atpA gene encoding ATP synthase subunit alpha — MPSSIRPEEVTSILAQEIASYEKGLEEIGVGTVLQVGDGIARIYGLADAMASELVEFPGGVMGMVLNLEEDNVGCVILGPDTEIKEGDQVRRTGRIIDVPVGEAVIGRVVNALGDPLDGKGPIVTEHRRPIETVAPGVVDRQSVCEPLQTGLKAIDSMIPIGRGQRELIIGDRQTGKTAIAVDTIINQKGKDVFCFYVAIGQKLSTVAKLVNVLEQAGAMEYTTVISAAASDPAPLQYIAPYAGCSMGEYFRDSGRHALVIYDDLSKHAQAYRQVSLLLRRPPGREAYPGDVFYLHSRLLERAAKLSDAKGAGSLTALPVIETQAGDVSAYIPTNVISITDGQIYLEGDLFYAGVRPAVNVGISVSRVGSKAQIPAMKKVAGRLKLDLARYWELQAFAQFASDLDRVTQQQLNRGNRIVEILKQPQYHPMPEARQVIIIYAATSGYLDDIPVSECQRFESELYTFLDAKYPDVVQEIQSTGKFTDEAEQKVQTALEEFRRSFKAAHGGAFS, encoded by the coding sequence ATGCCATCGAGCATACGTCCGGAGGAAGTTACCTCCATTCTGGCGCAGGAGATCGCCAGCTACGAAAAGGGGCTGGAGGAGATCGGTGTCGGCACGGTTTTGCAGGTCGGCGACGGCATTGCGCGCATCTACGGCCTGGCCGATGCAATGGCCAGCGAGCTGGTGGAGTTCCCGGGCGGGGTCATGGGGATGGTCCTGAACCTGGAGGAGGACAACGTCGGGTGCGTCATCCTTGGCCCGGACACCGAGATCAAAGAAGGCGACCAGGTCCGTCGCACGGGGCGCATCATTGACGTGCCTGTGGGTGAGGCCGTCATCGGTCGCGTGGTGAATGCGCTGGGCGATCCGCTGGATGGTAAAGGCCCCATCGTTACCGAACACCGGCGGCCCATCGAGACGGTGGCGCCCGGCGTTGTAGACCGCCAGTCAGTCTGTGAACCTCTGCAGACAGGGCTCAAGGCCATAGACTCGATGATCCCCATCGGCAGGGGGCAGCGCGAGCTGATCATCGGTGACCGGCAGACCGGAAAGACGGCCATCGCGGTGGACACCATCATCAACCAGAAGGGAAAGGACGTATTCTGCTTCTATGTGGCCATCGGCCAAAAGCTCTCCACCGTGGCCAAGCTCGTGAACGTGCTGGAGCAGGCGGGCGCCATGGAATACACCACGGTCATCTCCGCCGCCGCCAGCGACCCGGCTCCGCTGCAATACATCGCTCCCTACGCCGGGTGCTCCATGGGCGAGTATTTCCGCGACAGTGGCCGCCACGCGCTGGTCATCTACGATGACCTTTCCAAGCATGCTCAGGCTTACAGGCAGGTGTCGCTGCTGCTGCGGCGTCCTCCGGGCCGCGAAGCATATCCCGGAGATGTCTTCTATCTGCACAGCCGCCTACTGGAGCGCGCTGCCAAGCTCTCAGACGCGAAGGGGGCGGGATCGCTGACAGCCCTGCCGGTCATCGAGACTCAGGCGGGTGACGTTTCCGCCTACATCCCGACGAATGTCATCTCGATCACGGACGGACAGATCTACCTTGAGGGCGATCTGTTCTACGCCGGCGTCCGCCCGGCCGTCAACGTCGGAATCTCCGTCTCCAGGGTGGGCTCCAAGGCTCAGATCCCGGCGATGAAGAAGGTGGCCGGCCGTCTGAAGCTGGACCTGGCGCGCTACTGGGAGCTGCAGGCGTTCGCGCAGTTTGCAAGCGACCTGGACCGTGTCACGCAGCAGCAGCTCAACCGCGGAAACCGCATCGTGGAGATCCTGAAACAGCCTCAGTACCACCCGATGCCCGAGGCCCGGCAGGTCATTATCATTTATGCGGCCACCAGCGGTTACCTGGACGACATCCCGGTGTCCGAATGCCAGCGGTTCGAGTCCGAGCTGTATACTTTCCTGGATGCCAAGTATCCGGATGTGGTTCAGGAGATCCAGAGTACCGGCAAGTTCACCGACGAAGCGGAGCAGAAGGTGCAGACAGCCCTGGAAGAGTTCCGCAGGAGCTTCAAGGCGGCACACGGAGGGGCATTCAGCTAA
- a CDS encoding ATP synthase subunit gamma, with product MASARDIRRRIKSVKNIQQITQAMKLVASARLQKAQTRVQAARPYAAKIQQIISDLAASGTALAHPLLEVREEEKLAAIVVGADRGLAGSYHANIVRLTQRFLNEHSDQSVTLHVMGKKAIGSIRKLGAPLAGTYELPGTDVDFATVRPLSRTVQAMFENREVDAVYLIFTEFRSAMSQRAVVHRLLPVEPPSGEETGFAETYADFLFEPAPEELLAHLLSRYVDTLLFRAVLEAVASEQGARMTAMSTATTNAGEMIERLTLSLNRARQAAITAEIAEIVGAADAIS from the coding sequence ATGGCCAGCGCCCGCGACATCCGGCGACGCATCAAGTCGGTCAAGAACATCCAGCAAATCACCCAGGCGATGAAGCTGGTGGCGTCCGCGCGGCTGCAGAAGGCCCAGACGCGGGTGCAGGCGGCTCGGCCGTACGCCGCCAAGATCCAGCAGATCATCTCGGATCTGGCTGCGTCAGGCACAGCGCTGGCTCACCCTTTGCTGGAAGTGCGCGAGGAAGAGAAACTTGCGGCCATCGTCGTTGGTGCGGACCGCGGACTGGCGGGCAGCTATCACGCCAACATCGTCCGCTTGACGCAGCGATTCCTGAACGAGCACAGCGATCAGTCCGTCACCCTGCATGTGATGGGCAAGAAGGCCATCGGCTCCATCCGCAAGCTGGGAGCGCCGCTGGCGGGAACCTACGAGCTTCCTGGCACGGATGTGGACTTCGCCACGGTGCGCCCCCTCTCACGGACGGTGCAGGCCATGTTCGAGAACCGCGAAGTGGACGCGGTCTATCTCATCTTCACCGAGTTCCGCAGCGCCATGTCCCAGCGCGCGGTCGTCCATAGGCTTCTGCCCGTGGAGCCGCCTTCCGGTGAGGAAACCGGCTTTGCGGAAACGTATGCGGACTTCCTCTTCGAGCCGGCTCCGGAAGAGCTGCTCGCGCACCTGCTGTCGCGTTATGTGGATACGCTGCTGTTCCGGGCAGTACTGGAGGCGGTTGCCAGTGAACAGGGGGCGCGCATGACCGCGATGTCCACCGCCACCACAAACGCCGGAGAGATGATCGAGCGCCTGACGCTCTCACTCAACCGGGCCAGGCAGGCGGCCATCACGGCGGAGATCGCGGAGATCGTCGGCGCCGCCGACGCCATAAGCTGA
- the atpD gene encoding ATP synthase subunit beta: MAEGKVVQVIGPVVDVQFPGDSLPELLNAVVIKRDDGKDLTVEVAQMLGDDVVRCVAMASTDGLVRGMPAIDTGGPIRVPVGPQTLGRVFNLLGEPIDERGPVEAEQTMPIHRKPPAFEDQSPAVEMFETGIKVIDLLCPYAKGGKVGLFGGAGLGKTVLIQELIRNIATEHGGVSVFGGVGERTREGTDLWHEMIESGVIEKTTMVFGQMNEPPGARLRVGLTALTMAEYFRDVAGQDVLLFIDNIFRFVQAGSEVSALLGRMPSAVGYQPTLGTEMGDLQERITSTKKGSVTSIQAVYVPADDPTDPAPATTFSHLDATTYLERAIAVKAIYPAVDPLVSTSRILDPLVVGEDHYQTARDVQQVLQRYKDLQDIIAILGIDELSDEDKLTVARARRIEMFLSQPFFVAETFTGMSGQYVPRDETVKGFRAILDGEVDHLPEQAFYMTGNIDGAIEKAKSLGSD, translated from the coding sequence ATGGCTGAAGGAAAAGTAGTACAGGTTATCGGTCCCGTCGTGGATGTGCAGTTTCCGGGCGACTCCTTGCCCGAGCTGCTGAACGCCGTTGTCATCAAGCGGGACGACGGGAAGGACCTCACCGTTGAAGTCGCCCAGATGCTGGGTGACGACGTGGTCCGCTGTGTGGCGATGGCCAGCACGGACGGTCTGGTCCGCGGCATGCCGGCCATTGACACCGGGGGACCCATCCGCGTGCCCGTCGGCCCCCAGACTCTGGGCCGGGTCTTCAATCTGCTGGGCGAACCCATTGACGAGCGCGGGCCCGTGGAGGCCGAGCAGACCATGCCCATCCATCGCAAGCCGCCGGCGTTCGAGGACCAGAGCCCGGCAGTGGAGATGTTCGAGACGGGCATCAAGGTCATTGACCTGCTCTGCCCGTATGCCAAGGGCGGAAAGGTGGGCCTGTTCGGAGGAGCCGGGCTGGGCAAGACGGTTCTGATCCAGGAGCTCATCCGCAACATCGCTACGGAGCACGGCGGCGTCTCCGTGTTCGGCGGCGTGGGCGAGCGCACCCGCGAAGGGACCGACCTCTGGCACGAGATGATCGAGAGCGGAGTCATCGAGAAGACCACCATGGTCTTCGGCCAGATGAACGAGCCGCCGGGCGCCCGCCTACGGGTGGGTTTGACAGCCCTGACCATGGCAGAGTATTTCCGGGACGTCGCAGGGCAGGATGTGTTGTTGTTCATAGACAACATCTTCCGATTCGTGCAGGCAGGATCCGAGGTGTCCGCTCTGCTGGGACGGATGCCGAGCGCCGTGGGATACCAGCCCACCCTGGGGACCGAGATGGGTGACCTGCAGGAGCGTATCACGTCCACCAAGAAGGGCTCCGTCACCAGTATCCAGGCGGTCTATGTTCCGGCGGACGACCCCACGGACCCGGCTCCGGCGACCACGTTCTCTCACCTGGATGCCACCACGTATCTTGAGCGCGCCATCGCGGTCAAGGCGATCTACCCGGCGGTGGATCCGCTGGTGTCCACGTCCCGCATCCTGGATCCGCTGGTGGTGGGCGAGGATCACTACCAGACCGCAAGGGACGTCCAACAGGTGCTGCAGCGCTACAAGGACCTGCAGGATATCATCGCCATCCTTGGTATTGACGAACTCTCCGACGAGGACAAACTCACCGTCGCGCGCGCTCGGCGCATCGAGATGTTCCTGAGCCAGCCGTTCTTTGTGGCTGAGACCTTCACTGGAATGAGCGGGCAGTACGTCCCGCGCGATGAGACCGTCAAGGGCTTCCGCGCCATCCTGGATGGAGAGGTTGACCATCTTCCGGAGCAGGCGTTCTACATGACCGGCAACATTGACGGCGCCATCGAGAAGGCGAAGTCTCTGGGATCGGATTAA
- the atpE gene encoding ATP synthase subunit C, with protein MGYLVALALAAGFALPVAVLSAAIAQGMVGGSAMSAIARQPEAAGKIQLAMIIALALIESLAIYALLVFFLLSGKLPDATQVMQTLAK; from the coding sequence ATGGGTTACCTAGTAGCACTCGCACTTGCTGCCGGATTCGCGCTTCCGGTCGCCGTGCTGTCGGCGGCCATCGCGCAGGGTATGGTCGGTGGGTCCGCCATGTCCGCAATCGCCCGACAGCCCGAGGCGGCCGGCAAGATCCAGCTCGCAATGATCATCGCTCTGGCGCTGATCGAGTCCCTGGCCATCTACGCGCTGCTGGTCTTCTTCCTGCTTTCCGGTAAGCTGCCGGATGCCACTCAGGTTATGCAGACGCTTGCCAAGTAA
- the atpH gene encoding ATP synthase subunit delta, giving the protein MIHNAAAVRRYAAALYAAASAAGNVDRVAEDLHLVASVLQEHPKLRDALIQRVTPDRAKRAVVQKLFGERLDPLTLQFLLLLIQKRRERIALNAEAAFRKIADEHQGVVRAQVVSAVELSGAEQEQLRDLLARRTGRQVIIEPQVDPAILGGLVIRIGDRLLDGSVKGEIRRLRQALAGREE; this is encoded by the coding sequence ATGATCCACAACGCGGCGGCAGTGCGGCGATACGCCGCGGCACTCTATGCTGCGGCCTCTGCGGCCGGGAACGTAGACCGTGTGGCCGAGGACCTTCATCTGGTTGCAAGCGTACTCCAAGAGCACCCAAAGCTTCGAGATGCACTAATCCAGCGTGTCACACCGGACCGGGCCAAGCGCGCCGTTGTGCAGAAGCTTTTCGGAGAGCGCCTGGACCCGCTCACTCTGCAGTTTCTGCTGCTGCTCATTCAGAAGCGTCGGGAGCGCATCGCACTGAACGCAGAGGCGGCCTTCCGCAAGATAGCCGACGAGCACCAGGGAGTCGTCCGGGCGCAGGTCGTCTCCGCCGTGGAGCTCTCCGGGGCGGAGCAGGAGCAGCTTCGGGATCTGCTGGCACGAAGAACGGGACGCCAGGTAATTATCGAGCCGCAGGTGGACCCGGCTATCCTGGGAGGGCTGGTCATCCGCATCGGAGACCGTCTCCTGGACGGATCCGTGAAGGGGGAGATCCGCAGGCTGCGGCAGGCGCTGGCAGGTCGGGAAGAATGA
- the atpC gene encoding ATP synthase epsilon chain — MDIVTPDRQLASMPGVVSLVVPAEEGYLGVMAGHAPLLARLVPGQVTVKLASGAEEVFAVSGGFVEVGPDHVTILADTAERPEDIDVARAEAALQRARQRLEHPSEGVDIDRARLALLRAEARLRTAGRIPG; from the coding sequence TTGGATATCGTGACCCCGGACCGGCAGCTGGCCAGCATGCCCGGAGTGGTGTCTCTCGTCGTCCCGGCCGAAGAGGGCTATCTCGGTGTGATGGCCGGTCATGCCCCTCTTCTGGCCCGGCTTGTTCCGGGACAGGTCACAGTGAAGCTGGCCAGCGGTGCGGAGGAAGTCTTCGCGGTCTCAGGAGGCTTCGTGGAAGTGGGTCCGGATCACGTCACCATCCTCGCGGATACGGCGGAACGTCCCGAAGATATTGATGTCGCCAGGGCGGAGGCAGCCCTCCAGCGGGCCCGGCAGCGACTGGAGCACCCCTCCGAAGGAGTGGACATAGACCGCGCCAGGCTGGCGCTTCTGCGGGCGGAGGCGCGGCTCAGGACAGCCGGCCGCATTCCCGGCTGA